Proteins encoded by one window of Labrys wisconsinensis:
- a CDS encoding ABC transporter substrate-binding protein, translating to MTRFAGYTTSRRAFLKASATAGLAAATMPLFAPGVRAASSIKLGYVSPRTGPLAAFGEADDFVIKGFLETVKSGLKLGDATYAVDVVVKDSQSNPNRAAEVAKELIVKDAVDIILVSSTPETTNPVATQAEIEEVPCISTVAPWQPYFIGRQSNPADPKSWTPFNSTFHFFWGLEDVIAVFTNMWGQLATNKSVGGLFPNDGDGNAWGDANVGFPPVLAKLGYRLTDPGRYQNLTDDFSAQIAAFRKAEVDIVTGVVIPPDFTTFWTQASQKGFRPKVASVGKALLFPVAVEALGKAGHNLSSEVWWTPTHPFKSSLTGASAAEIGAAYQQATGKPWTQPIGFAHALFEVAIDALKRSADPKDAKATIAAIGATSLDTLVGPIRFGQETVPPFARKNVAKTPLVGGQWRLGSDGKYQIVVTDNQTAPQIPIGGQMQAIA from the coding sequence ATGACTCGCTTTGCCGGCTACACGACATCGCGCCGCGCGTTCCTGAAGGCATCCGCGACCGCCGGCCTTGCCGCTGCGACCATGCCGCTGTTCGCGCCGGGCGTGCGCGCGGCGTCCTCGATCAAGCTCGGCTATGTCAGCCCGCGCACCGGGCCGCTCGCCGCCTTCGGCGAGGCCGACGATTTCGTGATCAAGGGCTTCCTCGAGACCGTCAAAAGCGGCCTGAAGCTCGGCGATGCCACCTATGCCGTCGATGTCGTGGTCAAGGACAGTCAGTCCAATCCCAATCGCGCCGCCGAGGTGGCCAAGGAGCTGATCGTCAAGGACGCGGTCGACATCATCCTGGTCTCCTCCACGCCGGAGACCACCAATCCGGTCGCCACCCAGGCCGAGATCGAGGAGGTGCCCTGCATCTCCACGGTGGCGCCCTGGCAGCCCTATTTCATCGGCCGCCAGAGCAACCCGGCCGATCCCAAGAGCTGGACGCCGTTCAACTCCACCTTCCATTTCTTCTGGGGGCTGGAAGACGTCATCGCCGTCTTCACCAACATGTGGGGCCAGCTTGCGACCAACAAGTCGGTCGGCGGGCTCTTCCCCAATGACGGCGACGGCAATGCCTGGGGCGACGCCAATGTCGGCTTCCCGCCGGTGCTGGCGAAGCTCGGCTACCGGCTCACCGATCCCGGCCGCTATCAGAACCTGACCGACGATTTCTCCGCCCAGATCGCCGCCTTCCGCAAGGCGGAGGTCGATATCGTCACCGGCGTGGTGATCCCGCCCGATTTCACCACCTTCTGGACCCAGGCGAGCCAGAAGGGCTTTCGACCCAAGGTCGCCTCGGTCGGCAAGGCGCTGCTGTTTCCGGTCGCCGTCGAGGCGCTCGGCAAGGCCGGCCACAACCTCTCGTCGGAGGTCTGGTGGACGCCGACCCACCCGTTCAAGTCCTCGCTCACCGGCGCATCCGCGGCCGAGATCGGCGCGGCCTATCAGCAGGCGACCGGCAAGCCCTGGACCCAGCCGATCGGCTTTGCCCATGCGCTGTTCGAGGTCGCCATCGATGCGCTGAAGCGCTCAGCCGATCCCAAGGACGCCAAGGCCACTATCGCCGCGATCGGCGCGACCAGCCTCGACACCCTCGTCGGGCCGATCCGCTTCGGCCAGGAGACCGTGCCGCCCTTCGCCCGCAAAAACGTCGCCAAGACGCCGCTGGTCGGCGGCCAGTGGCGGCTCGGCAGCGACGGCAAATACCAGATCGTCGTCACCGACAACCAGACCGCGCCGCAAATCCCGATCGGCGGCCAGATGCAGGCGATCGCCTGA
- a CDS encoding ABC transporter ATP-binding protein encodes MALLDITALDAFYGDFQALFGLDLTVGRGETLAIIGANGAGKSTLLKTITGLIPARREAVRFDGEPIGGLPAADIMRRGIAMVPEGRKLFPSLTVEENLLVGGWGRKGSGRWSLAALYELFPILGARRNSPGTALSGGQQQMVAIGRALISNPSLLLCDEISLGLAPIVIRDVYACLPSIRAEGTAIVLVEQDIVQALAVADRVVCLQEGRATLEGRPAELSREAIQHAYFGD; translated from the coding sequence ATGGCCCTCCTCGACATCACGGCGCTCGATGCCTTCTACGGCGACTTCCAGGCCCTGTTCGGCCTCGACCTGACGGTCGGACGCGGCGAGACGCTCGCCATCATCGGCGCCAACGGCGCCGGCAAGTCGACGCTGCTGAAGACCATCACCGGCCTGATCCCGGCGCGGCGCGAGGCCGTCCGCTTCGACGGAGAGCCGATCGGCGGCCTGCCCGCGGCTGACATCATGAGGCGCGGCATCGCCATGGTGCCGGAGGGCCGCAAGCTGTTCCCCTCGCTCACGGTCGAGGAGAACCTGCTGGTCGGCGGCTGGGGCCGCAAGGGCTCGGGCCGCTGGTCGCTGGCGGCGCTCTACGAGCTGTTCCCGATCCTGGGCGCGCGGCGGAACAGTCCGGGCACCGCCCTGTCCGGCGGCCAGCAGCAGATGGTGGCCATCGGCCGGGCGCTGATCTCGAACCCCAGCCTGCTGCTCTGCGACGAGATCTCGCTGGGTCTCGCGCCGATCGTCATCCGCGACGTCTATGCCTGCCTGCCCTCGATCCGCGCCGAAGGCACGGCCATCGTGCTGGTCGAGCAGGACATCGTCCAGGCCCTCGCCGTCGCCGACCGGGTGGTCTGCCTGCAGGAGGGCCGCGCCACGCTCGAGGGCCGACCCGCCGAGCTCAGCCGCGAGGCCATCCAGCACGCCTATTTCGGAGACTGA
- a CDS encoding maleylacetate reductase translates to MQGFVYERLPARVIFGHGTFRRLPEEVAGLGLERALVLATPQQAQEAERLAATLAGRCVGTFAGARMHTPVEVTAEALETVTARQADGLIAIGGGSTTGLAKAIALRTDLPQIVVPTTYAGSEMTPILGETTDGRKTTQRSLKVLPEVVIYDVDLTLTLPAGLSGTSGINAIAHAVEALYARDGDPITALMAEEGIRALARALPKIAGDPLDRAARGDALYGAFLCGACLGAVGMALHHKLCHILGGAFDLPHAQTHAIVLPHALAYNAAAVPQAVARIERALGGVDAPRRLHDLAGAVAAPRALRDVGMPEAGIARVADLALANPSWNPVPLERDGIERLIRRAWEGLPPA, encoded by the coding sequence ATGCAGGGATTCGTCTACGAGCGCCTGCCGGCACGGGTGATCTTCGGCCACGGCACCTTCCGGCGCCTGCCGGAGGAAGTGGCCGGCCTCGGCCTCGAACGCGCCCTGGTGCTGGCGACGCCGCAGCAGGCCCAGGAGGCCGAACGCCTCGCCGCGACTCTCGCCGGGCGCTGCGTCGGCACCTTTGCCGGCGCGCGCATGCACACGCCGGTCGAGGTCACGGCCGAGGCGCTGGAGACAGTGACGGCGAGGCAGGCCGACGGGCTGATCGCCATCGGCGGCGGCTCGACCACGGGGCTGGCCAAGGCGATCGCGCTCAGGACCGACCTGCCCCAGATCGTGGTGCCGACGACCTATGCCGGCTCGGAAATGACGCCGATCCTCGGCGAGACCACCGACGGCCGCAAGACCACGCAGCGCTCCCTGAAGGTGCTGCCCGAGGTGGTGATCTACGACGTCGACCTCACCCTGACCCTGCCCGCCGGCCTCTCCGGCACCTCGGGCATCAATGCCATCGCCCATGCCGTCGAGGCGCTCTATGCCCGGGATGGCGACCCGATCACCGCGCTGATGGCGGAAGAAGGCATCCGGGCGCTCGCCCGCGCCTTGCCGAAGATCGCCGGCGATCCACTCGACCGGGCTGCCCGCGGCGATGCGCTCTACGGCGCCTTCCTCTGCGGGGCCTGCCTCGGCGCCGTCGGCATGGCGCTGCACCACAAGCTCTGCCACATCCTCGGCGGCGCCTTCGACCTGCCGCATGCGCAGACGCACGCCATCGTGCTGCCGCATGCGCTCGCCTACAACGCCGCCGCCGTGCCGCAGGCCGTCGCCCGCATCGAGCGGGCGCTCGGCGGCGTCGATGCCCCGCGCCGCCTCCACGACCTCGCCGGCGCCGTCGCCGCGCCGCGCGCCCTGCGCGACGTCGGCATGCCGGAGGCCGGCATCGCCAGGGTGGCCGACCTGGCCCTGGCCAATCCCTCTTGGAATCCCGTGCCGCTCGAGCGCGACGGCATCGAGCGGCTGATCCGACGCGCCTGGGAAGGACTGCCGCCGGCCTGA
- a CDS encoding branched-chain amino acid ABC transporter permease: protein MATLFDILVQGTLLGGLYALFAAGLSLIFGVMRLVNLAHGDLIVLAAFLILVLARALGLHPIAAALLCLPAMAVLGYVLQRGVLDAVLGRDILPPLLTTFGISIIVQNGLLQAFSADSQRLSAGALETASLPVGGGLAIGVLPLATFVTAVLVIVGLNAVFYATPLGRAFRAVSDDPATAQLMGIDPRTLFGLAMGLALAVSAIAALFLGIRANFDPTIGPARLIFAFEAVIIGGLGSLWGTLAGGIVLGIAQTLGAAVNPEWQILSGHLAFLVVLVLKPRGLFPRAGE from the coding sequence ATGGCCACCCTCTTCGACATCCTGGTCCAGGGCACGCTGCTCGGCGGGCTCTACGCCCTGTTCGCCGCCGGCCTGTCGCTGATCTTCGGGGTGATGCGGCTGGTCAACCTCGCCCATGGCGATCTCATCGTCCTTGCCGCCTTCCTGATCCTGGTGCTGGCACGCGCGCTCGGGCTCCACCCGATAGCGGCGGCGCTGCTCTGCCTGCCGGCCATGGCCGTGCTCGGCTACGTCCTGCAGCGCGGCGTGCTCGACGCCGTGCTCGGCAGGGACATCCTGCCGCCGCTGCTCACCACGTTCGGCATCTCGATCATCGTGCAGAACGGCCTGCTGCAGGCCTTCTCCGCCGACAGCCAGCGCCTGTCGGCCGGCGCCCTGGAGACCGCGTCGCTGCCGGTCGGCGGCGGCCTCGCGATCGGCGTCCTGCCGCTCGCCACCTTCGTCACCGCCGTGCTGGTCATCGTCGGGCTCAACGCCGTCTTCTACGCGACGCCGCTCGGCCGCGCCTTTCGCGCCGTCTCCGACGATCCCGCCACGGCCCAGTTGATGGGCATCGACCCCAGGACGCTCTTCGGCCTCGCCATGGGCCTGGCGCTCGCGGTCTCGGCCATCGCGGCGCTGTTCCTCGGCATCCGGGCCAATTTCGATCCGACCATCGGGCCGGCGCGGCTGATCTTCGCCTTCGAGGCCGTGATCATCGGCGGGCTCGGCAGCCTCTGGGGCACGCTCGCCGGCGGCATCGTGCTCGGCATCGCCCAGACGCTCGGCGCCGCCGTCAACCCGGAATGGCAGATCCTCTCGGGCCACCTCGCCTTCCTCGTCGTCCTGGTGCTCAAGCCGCGCGGCCTGTTCCCGCGCGCCGGCGAGTGA
- a CDS encoding branched-chain amino acid ABC transporter permease — MSILASAERVPAERERHYRVATGTRASTIAGLLAALVLAGLAALPLLAGRGLVQDLFTVFTMLALAQYWNLLAGFAGLVSVGQQAYVGLGAYLLFGLTAAAGLDPVLAILLAGVGAVVVAVPTAFVVFRLRSAYFAIGTWVVAEVFRLVLAQVKSLGGGTGMSLPREVTNDSALVRLTAELLGLRTAAARDVASYWLALALAAGTIAFVYAVLRSRRGLALAAIRDSETAALSVGVDAFRLKLQVYLVAAFGTGLTGALIYFQKARISPDAAFSVLDWTAYVLFIVVIGGLGSIEGPIVGVAVFYLLQDQLAGFGSWYLMLLGLIAILVMRFFPKGLWGSIAHRFDLSLFPIRRHLVPRDGTATHPLSSQGGDHD; from the coding sequence ATGTCGATCCTCGCCTCTGCCGAGAGGGTTCCGGCCGAAAGGGAGCGGCACTACCGCGTGGCGACCGGCACGCGCGCGTCGACCATCGCCGGCCTGCTGGCCGCGCTGGTGCTCGCCGGCCTCGCGGCGCTGCCGCTCCTCGCCGGCCGCGGCCTGGTGCAGGACCTGTTCACCGTCTTCACCATGCTGGCGCTGGCGCAATATTGGAACCTGCTCGCCGGCTTCGCCGGCCTGGTCTCGGTCGGCCAGCAGGCCTATGTCGGGCTCGGCGCCTATCTCCTGTTCGGCCTCACCGCCGCGGCGGGCCTCGATCCGGTGCTCGCCATCCTGCTCGCTGGCGTTGGCGCCGTCGTCGTCGCCGTGCCGACCGCCTTCGTCGTCTTCCGCCTGCGCAGCGCTTATTTCGCCATCGGCACCTGGGTGGTGGCCGAGGTGTTCCGGCTGGTGCTGGCGCAGGTCAAGTCGCTCGGCGGCGGCACCGGCATGTCGCTGCCGCGGGAGGTGACCAACGACAGCGCCCTGGTGCGCCTCACGGCCGAGCTCCTGGGCCTGCGCACGGCCGCGGCCCGCGACGTCGCCAGCTACTGGCTAGCTCTCGCCCTCGCCGCCGGCACCATCGCCTTCGTCTATGCGGTGCTGCGCTCGCGCCGCGGCCTGGCCCTCGCCGCCATCCGCGACAGCGAGACCGCGGCGCTGTCGGTCGGGGTCGACGCCTTCCGCCTGAAGCTCCAGGTCTACCTCGTCGCCGCCTTCGGCACCGGCCTCACCGGCGCGCTGATCTATTTCCAGAAGGCCCGCATCTCGCCCGACGCGGCCTTCTCCGTGCTCGACTGGACCGCCTATGTCCTGTTCATCGTTGTCATCGGCGGCCTCGGCTCGATCGAAGGCCCGATCGTCGGCGTCGCCGTGTTCTACCTGCTCCAGGATCAGCTCGCCGGCTTCGGCTCCTGGTACCTGATGCTGCTCGGCCTCATCGCCATCCTGGTGATGCGGTTCTTCCCCAAGGGCTTGTGGGGCAGCATCGCCCACCGTTTCGACCTGTCGCTGTTCCCGATCCGCCGGCACCTCGTGCCGCGCGATGGGACGGCGACGCATCCGCTCTCGTCCCAAGGAGGCGATCATGATTGA
- a CDS encoding ABC transporter ATP-binding protein, with protein sequence MLLELKDVRKAYGSLVVTDGVSLSVTEGEALGVIGPNGAGKTTLFALITGAVKPDAGAIRLDGRDITAMPAAQRCRAGICRSHQIPHPFETLTVFENLLVAACFGRAMREAEAADWCVEVLALTGLLAKANRLGGTLTLLDRKRLEMARALATRPRLLLLDEIAGGLTSAECEALVGTIRTIHAGGTTIVWIEHIVHALLAVVGRLTVLNFGRKIAEGEARSVIGLPEVRDIYLGSPV encoded by the coding sequence ATGCTGCTCGAGCTTAAGGACGTGCGAAAAGCCTACGGCTCGCTGGTGGTGACCGACGGCGTGTCGCTGTCCGTCACCGAGGGCGAGGCGCTGGGCGTGATCGGGCCGAACGGCGCCGGCAAGACCACGCTGTTCGCCCTGATCACCGGCGCGGTGAAGCCCGATGCCGGCGCCATCCGGCTCGACGGCCGCGACATCACCGCGATGCCGGCGGCGCAGCGCTGCCGCGCCGGCATCTGCCGGTCGCACCAGATCCCGCACCCGTTCGAGACGCTGACCGTCTTCGAGAATCTGCTGGTGGCCGCCTGCTTCGGCCGTGCCATGCGCGAAGCCGAGGCGGCCGACTGGTGCGTCGAGGTGCTGGCGCTGACCGGGCTGCTGGCCAAGGCCAACCGGCTCGGCGGCACGCTGACGCTGCTCGACCGCAAGCGCCTGGAAATGGCCCGCGCCCTGGCGACGCGCCCGCGGCTGCTGCTGCTCGACGAGATCGCCGGCGGCCTCACATCAGCCGAGTGCGAGGCGCTGGTCGGCACCATCCGCACCATCCATGCCGGCGGCACCACCATCGTCTGGATCGAGCACATCGTCCACGCGCTCCTGGCCGTGGTCGGCCGGCTCACCGTGCTCAACTTCGGCCGCAAGATCGCCGAAGGCGAGGCACGCAGCGTGATCGGCCTGCCCGAGGTGCGCGACATCTATCTCGGCTCGCCGGTCTGA